One Coprobacter fastidiosus genomic window, TATCATCTTTACAGGAAGTTCCTATAACCAGGAATCCGCAAAGAAGCATAATCAATATAAGCTTTTGTTTCATTTAATCTATTTTTATTTAGTAAGAATTCTCTTGTTACAATATATACCTGATATATTAATCGGTTCAAAAATAACGAATTCGTAGAATAAGCAATCTATATAAGACAATAAAAAAATTTAATCTTTCAAATATCGGACATAAAGAGGTAATAGTTTGCGAAAACACTCCTGCGCCTCCTCCATCGTTCCGAAAAATTCTCCACCGGAAGCATTCAGATGACCACCGCCGTTAAAGTGTTCGGCTGCGATTTTATTTACAGGGAAAGTTCCTTTGGAGCGCAACGAAACTTTAATAAAACCTGTCTCTTCTCTCAAAAATACCGAACATACAATATTTTCTATACTTAAAGGAACATTCACCAATCCTTCACTATCTCCTTTCCGATAATGATAACGATTCAGTTCTTCTCGTGTCAAAGAAATCATCGCAGCACGATATTCCGGGAAAATCTCCATTTTCTGACTCACAGCATATCCGTTCAATCGAAGTTTATCGACTGAATTTGTATTGCAGACTTTCGCATATATTTTATCTTTATCTATGCCTTTTTTTACTAATTCCTCTATAATGAAATAGATATCGGACTTATTGGAATTATAAGTAAAATTTCCCGTGTCGGTCATCATTCCCGTATAAATCGCTGTTGCACATTGAACATTCAAGTCATCAAACATTCCCATACGACAAATCAGACGAAATACCAGTTCGCATGTAGATGATATTTCGGGA contains:
- a CDS encoding DHH family phosphoesterase; this translates as MMSKIIPESQIAQVNKLIDEADHIVIVCHVSPDGDAVGSTLGLYHFLSAIDKEATVIVPDALPDNLLFLPGAKDILIYSRYTDFANELIQKADLIFCLDFNALKRIDMMELAIKNAGAKKIMVDHHLDPEQFCNVTISHPEISSTCELVFRLICRMGMFDDLNVQCATAIYTGMMTDTGNFTYNSNKSDIYFIIEELVKKGIDKDKIYAKVCNTNSVDKLRLNGYAVSQKMEIFPEYRAAMISLTREELNRYHYRKGDSEGLVNVPLSIENIVCSVFLREETGFIKVSLRSKGTFPVNKIAAEHFNGGGHLNASGGEFFGTMEEAQECFRKLLPLYVRYLKD